One genomic region from Podarcis raffonei isolate rPodRaf1 chromosome Z, rPodRaf1.pri, whole genome shotgun sequence encodes:
- the ZDHHC9 gene encoding palmitoyltransferase ZDHHC9 isoform X1, with protein sequence MSVMIARKKVIRKWEKLPGRNTFCCDGRIMMARQKGIFYLTLFLIVGTCALFFAFECRYLAVHLSPTIPVFGAVLFLFAMATLLRTSFSDPGVIPRALPDEAAFIEMEIEATNGTVPPGQRPPPRIKNFQINNQIVKLKYCYTCKIFRPPRASHCSICDNCVERFDHHCPWVGNCVGKRNYRYFYLFILSLSLLTIYIFSFNIVYVALKSLKIGFLNTLKETPGTVLEVLICFFTLWSVVGLTGFHTFLVALNQTTNEDIKGSWTGKNRVQNPYSHGNIMKNCCEVLCGPLPPSVLDRRGILQQESAALESSAGPEPNTQEEGTTEKPSAQETSGDSALPEESVLPVPTGKVPQETAQPPSAAEPSVPSLDHEQTTH encoded by the exons ATGTCTGTGATGATAGCAAGGAAGAAAGTGATACGGAAATGGGAGAAGCTGCCAGGAAGAAACACATTCTGTTGTGATGGGCGCATCATGATGGCTCGACAGAAAGGCATCTTCTATCTGACCCTCTTCCTCATTGTGGGAACTTGTGCTCTCTTCTTTGCTTTTGA GTGTCGCTATCTTGCTGTCCATCTGTCCCCAACTATCCCTGTTTTTGGAGCTGTCCTCTTCCTATTTGCGATGGCTACCCTCCTGCGCACAAGCTTCAGTGACCCAGGAGTGATTCCTAGAGCCTTGCCTGATGAGGCAGCTTTCATTGAAATGGAGATTG AGGCAACCAATGGGACTGTGCCTCCAGGCCAGCGGCCACCCCCACGCATTAAGAACTTTCAGATCAATAACCAGATAGTGAAGCTGAAGTACTGCTACACATGCAAGATCTTCCGTCCACCACGTGCCTCGCACTGCAGCATCTGTGACAACTGTGTGG AGCGCTTTGATCATCATTGCCCCTGGGTGGGCAACTGCGTGGGAAAGAGGAACTATCGTTACTTCTACCTCTTCATCCTCTCCTTGTCTCTTCTCACAATCTACATCTTCTCCTTCAACATTGTCTACGTTGCCCTGA AATCCCTGAAGATTGGCTTTTTGAATACTCTGAAAGAAACCCCAGGGACA gtcctggaggttttgatCTGCTTCTTCACACTTTGGTCTGTCGTGGGTTTAACTGGCTTCCACACTTTCCTGGTAGCGCTGAACCAGACAACTAACGAAGAT ATCAAAGGTTCCTGGACAGGGAAGAACCGTGTGCAGAATCCCTATAGCCATGGCAACATTATGAAGAACTGCTGTGAGGTCTTGTGTGGCCCTCTGCCTCCCAG CGTGCTGGATAGGCGAGGCATCTTGCAGCAGGAGAGTGCTGCCCTTGAAAGCAGTGCTGGACCCGAGCCCAACACTCAAGAAGAGGGGACCACAGAAAAACCCAGTGCCCAGGAAACCAGTGGTGACAGTGCCCTCCCAGAGGAGAGTGTG CTCCCTGTGCCAACAGGCAAGGTGCCACAGGAAACAGCGCAGCCCCCTTCTGCAGCAGAACCATCTGTTCCATCCCTGGATCACGAGCAGACAACGCACTAG
- the ZDHHC9 gene encoding palmitoyltransferase ZDHHC9 isoform X2, whose product MSVMIARKKVIRKWEKLPGRNTFCCDGRIMMARQKGIFYLTLFLIVGTCALFFAFECRYLAVHLSPTIPVFGAVLFLFAMATLLRTSFSDPGVIPRALPDEAAFIEMEIEATNGTVPPGQRPPPRIKNFQINNQIVKLKYCYTCKIFRPPRASHCSICDNCVESLKIGFLNTLKETPGTVLEVLICFFTLWSVVGLTGFHTFLVALNQTTNEDIKGSWTGKNRVQNPYSHGNIMKNCCEVLCGPLPPSVLDRRGILQQESAALESSAGPEPNTQEEGTTEKPSAQETSGDSALPEESVLPVPTGKVPQETAQPPSAAEPSVPSLDHEQTTH is encoded by the exons ATGTCTGTGATGATAGCAAGGAAGAAAGTGATACGGAAATGGGAGAAGCTGCCAGGAAGAAACACATTCTGTTGTGATGGGCGCATCATGATGGCTCGACAGAAAGGCATCTTCTATCTGACCCTCTTCCTCATTGTGGGAACTTGTGCTCTCTTCTTTGCTTTTGA GTGTCGCTATCTTGCTGTCCATCTGTCCCCAACTATCCCTGTTTTTGGAGCTGTCCTCTTCCTATTTGCGATGGCTACCCTCCTGCGCACAAGCTTCAGTGACCCAGGAGTGATTCCTAGAGCCTTGCCTGATGAGGCAGCTTTCATTGAAATGGAGATTG AGGCAACCAATGGGACTGTGCCTCCAGGCCAGCGGCCACCCCCACGCATTAAGAACTTTCAGATCAATAACCAGATAGTGAAGCTGAAGTACTGCTACACATGCAAGATCTTCCGTCCACCACGTGCCTCGCACTGCAGCATCTGTGACAACTGTGTGG AATCCCTGAAGATTGGCTTTTTGAATACTCTGAAAGAAACCCCAGGGACA gtcctggaggttttgatCTGCTTCTTCACACTTTGGTCTGTCGTGGGTTTAACTGGCTTCCACACTTTCCTGGTAGCGCTGAACCAGACAACTAACGAAGAT ATCAAAGGTTCCTGGACAGGGAAGAACCGTGTGCAGAATCCCTATAGCCATGGCAACATTATGAAGAACTGCTGTGAGGTCTTGTGTGGCCCTCTGCCTCCCAG CGTGCTGGATAGGCGAGGCATCTTGCAGCAGGAGAGTGCTGCCCTTGAAAGCAGTGCTGGACCCGAGCCCAACACTCAAGAAGAGGGGACCACAGAAAAACCCAGTGCCCAGGAAACCAGTGGTGACAGTGCCCTCCCAGAGGAGAGTGTG CTCCCTGTGCCAACAGGCAAGGTGCCACAGGAAACAGCGCAGCCCCCTTCTGCAGCAGAACCATCTGTTCCATCCCTGGATCACGAGCAGACAACGCACTAG
- the SASH3 gene encoding SAM and SH3 domain-containing protein 3, whose product MLRRKPSNASEKDPVQKRKLSLQRSSSFKDFPKSKPSSPLPSEKEFNLEEEVPEGSQTNSVPSPDDSGRSSTSKLGKRWRAAISRTMNRKTGKAAAKALAEQGEAEDEAAASPISSPTEDEGPVFPESSEETSSSPSPNGTELSNPRLMGSSCSSSKKGDKASPIPYVGPFCGKAKVHTDFLPSPYDKDSLKLQKGDVIHIIAKAPAGTWTGLLNNKVGSFKFIYVDIIPDDPAPVAKSSSRSRSKRPKPKTLHELLERMNLEEYASTLLLNGYQTLEDFKELQETHLNELNITDPQHRAKLLTAADLLLDYDTSSEAEDEGGSLGAPGEPKGDIPRDSGCFEGTETLDSGREDAKLGEELQNLSLAGSR is encoded by the exons ATGTTGCGCCGGAAGCCATCTAATGCCAGCGAGAAGGACCCAGTGCAGAAGAGGAAG CTGTCCCTGCAGCGATCCAGCAGCTTCAAGGACTTTCCTAAATCCAAACCCAGCTCCCCTCTACCAAGTGAGAAGGAATTCAACCTAGAGGAGGAG GTCCCCGAAGGCAGTCAGACAAACTCTGTGCCCAGCCCAGATGACTCAGGCCGAAGCAGCACCTCAAAGCTGGGTAAGAGATGGAGAGCTGCCATCTCCCGTACCATGAACAGGAAGACTGGCAAAGCAGCTGCCAAAGCTCTCGCAGAGCAG GGGGAGGCTGAAGACGAGGCtgctgcatctcccatcagcagCCCCACTGAAGACGAAGGCCCAGTCTTTCCAGAATCAAGTGAGGAGACGAGCAGCTCTCCATCACCAAATG GGACTGAATTGTCCAATCCCAGACTGATgggaagcagctgcagcagcagcaagaagggaGACAAGGCCAGCCCCATACCCTACGTTGGCCCTTTTTGTGGAAAAGCCAAAGTTCACACTGACTTCCTCCCCAGCCCGTATGATAAAGACTCTCTGAAACTTCAG AAAGGAGATGTCATCCACATCATTGCAAAGGCACCTGCAGGTACCTGGACTGGTCTTTTGAACAACAAAGTGGGCTCCTTCAAGTTCATCTATGTGGACATCATCCCAGACGACCCTGCGCCAGTTGCAAAGAGCAGTTCGCGAAGCAGGAGCAAGAGGCCCAAACCCAAGACCTTGCATGAACTGCTGGAACGCATGAATCTTGAG GAGTATGCCTCTACATTGCTACTGAATGGCTACCAGACCTTGGAGGACTTCAAAGAGCTGCAAGAGACCCACCTGAATGAACTGAATATAACTGACCCACAACACCGTGCCAAGCTGCTAACAGCAGCGGACCTCCTGCTTGATTATGACA caAGCAGTGAGGCTGAAGATGAAGGAGGAAGCTTGGGGGCCCCTGGAGAGCCAAAGGGAGACATTCCCCGTGATTCTGGCTGCTTTGAAGGGACAGAGACACTGGACAGCGGGCGAGAAGACGCTAAGCTGGGGGAAGAGCTGCAAAATCTCTCTCTGGCTGGCTCACGCTGA